In the Leptospira sp. WS4.C2 genome, one interval contains:
- a CDS encoding 50S ribosomal protein L11 methyltransferase — translation MEYRELKVNLPKELSDSFYELLDTLQCAGYYEILFDGEAPKEKDQGLIRDNTNIRIYLQTDEIDKELKVLIFLKIHAPDNSNAESRNIETRDYEEAYKEYYKPFPIGKKLWVIPTWEKNEQETINLWKPNGGIPLFINPGVAFGTGHHETTKLILEHLDELYDRGEFPFLSACDVGTGSGILSIGLAKFGVSKIFALDIDPNAVKAAWSNWTENEYPKGFQFSVEESGIDNPKLSNTKYDLAIANITYAVLSQNIRHLAKIEAPRIIFSGIITDKKDQFLGLLQSHLPGKLLYSKEWNEWWVLDWLRN, via the coding sequence TGTGCCGGTTACTATGAAATTCTTTTTGATGGGGAAGCCCCGAAAGAAAAGGACCAAGGCCTCATCAGGGATAATACAAACATTCGAATCTATTTACAAACAGATGAGATCGATAAAGAATTAAAGGTACTTATTTTTTTAAAAATCCACGCACCTGATAATTCGAATGCGGAATCAAGAAATATTGAAACCCGTGATTACGAAGAAGCTTATAAAGAATATTATAAACCATTCCCCATTGGGAAAAAACTTTGGGTAATCCCCACTTGGGAAAAAAACGAACAAGAAACCATAAACCTTTGGAAACCAAATGGCGGAATTCCTTTATTTATCAATCCTGGTGTAGCTTTTGGTACAGGCCACCACGAAACCACTAAACTTATCTTAGAGCATTTGGATGAGTTGTATGATAGAGGAGAGTTCCCATTTTTATCTGCCTGTGATGTAGGAACAGGATCAGGAATTCTCTCCATTGGCCTTGCAAAATTTGGTGTTTCCAAAATTTTTGCTTTGGACATTGATCCCAATGCAGTGAAGGCAGCTTGGTCCAATTGGACTGAAAACGAATACCCGAAGGGATTTCAATTCAGTGTAGAAGAATCAGGAATTGATAATCCCAAGTTATCCAATACAAAATACGATTTAGCAATTGCCAATATCACTTATGCGGTATTATCACAAAACATCCGTCATCTGGCAAAAATTGAAGCACCAAGAATTATTTTTTCTGGGATCATTACAGATAAAAAGGACCAGTTTCTTGGTTTATTACAAAGTCATTTACCAGGAAAACTCCTCTATTCCAAAGAATGGAACGAATGGTGGGTTTTGGACTGGTTACGTAACTAG